A genomic window from Fibrobacterota bacterium includes:
- a CDS encoding NUDIX domain-containing protein: MDAAKPTTAVVIGRFQPFHNGHAGLLDRAFEAADQVVLVLGSAFSARSPRNPFSATDRETMIRSALPEDRNQRLVVVPQRDVWGARRWAGEVRVKVENVALGSVALVGFHKDASSYYLDLFPGWTLVETGRQGHWDATPVRDRILSHTPWDEVRESLVPDVPLPVLAWLEAWSREPHRAELAEDADVIRNYSTRWGKGPFLTVDSLVRCAGKILLITRGKRPGQGLWALPGGFLESQESMLDGARRELREETGLDLFGQEPIDQKYFDHPGRSLRARIVTQVFRFELALEELPEVTGQDDAGIARWMTVDEIRQNEDKFFEDHFHLLDTMLGGVAAEGT; this comes from the coding sequence ATGGACGCCGCGAAGCCGACCACGGCAGTGGTGATTGGCCGGTTCCAGCCTTTCCACAATGGCCACGCGGGATTGTTGGACCGGGCGTTCGAGGCGGCGGATCAGGTGGTGCTGGTGCTGGGTTCGGCGTTTTCGGCCCGCTCGCCACGGAATCCGTTTTCCGCCACCGATCGCGAGACGATGATCCGCTCGGCCTTGCCGGAAGACAGAAATCAACGCCTGGTGGTAGTGCCCCAGCGCGATGTGTGGGGTGCGCGTCGTTGGGCGGGCGAAGTGCGGGTCAAGGTGGAGAACGTGGCGCTCGGGAGTGTCGCGTTGGTGGGATTCCACAAGGATGCCTCCAGCTACTACCTGGATTTGTTTCCGGGATGGACGCTGGTGGAGACGGGTCGCCAAGGGCATTGGGACGCCACGCCGGTTCGTGATCGGATTTTGTCGCATACGCCCTGGGACGAGGTTCGCGAATCGTTGGTTCCGGATGTTCCCTTGCCGGTGCTGGCCTGGTTGGAAGCCTGGTCCCGCGAGCCGCATCGCGCGGAACTCGCAGAAGACGCCGACGTGATCCGCAACTACTCCACCCGCTGGGGCAAAGGGCCGTTTCTGACGGTGGATTCCCTGGTGCGCTGCGCGGGGAAGATCTTGTTGATCACGCGCGGGAAAAGGCCCGGCCAAGGGCTTTGGGCGCTTCCTGGCGGCTTTCTGGAATCGCAGGAATCCATGTTGGACGGCGCCCGTCGCGAACTGCGCGAAGAGACGGGATTGGATCTGTTTGGGCAAGAGCCCATCGACCAGAAATACTTCGATCATCCCGGCCGCAGTTTGCGAGCGCGGATCGTCACGCAGGTGTTCCGGTTCGAGCTCGCGCTGGAGGAACTTCCAGAGGTGACCGGCCAGGACGATGCCGGGATCGCCCGCTGGATGACGGTAGACGAAATCCGTCAAAACGAAGACAAGTTCTTCGAGGACCATTTCCATTTGTTGGACACCATGTTGGGCGGCGTGGCGGCGGAGGGGACGTGA
- a CDS encoding NAD+ synthase → MIRIHVAQINPTIGDLEGNLARILEEGAKAHAHGADLAVFPELCLTGYYPGDLLDEPVFLSRTADALDRLRQATLQAPGMHWVVGAPTPRVGAGKRLENTLLVMCDGEIRLRYAKQLLPTYGIFDERRHFEPGPDVARILRVKGVRVGFLLCEDAWNDTNEAYAINPWERLAEASPDLVVGINASPSHLGKRTLRHGLFSESCRRHGLPMLYVNQVGGHDQVVYDGGSFAVEPRAGVVAEWALFQEDSAQVEFDNGRFLANGGRPLPVPDLAPLADAEFQRRQIILGLRDYARRCGFTKVVVGSSGGIDSALTMALAVEALGAENVEGVTMPSRWSSEGSVSDSVTLCRNLGIKLHTHPIKELVDLASAGFQDAFGQELTGIARENVQARLRGTILMEHSNSFGHLLLTTGNKSEISVGYCTLYGDTNGGLGLIGDLYKMEVFALSRHINTTAGREIVPNAIIDKEPSAELAPGQRDQDSLPPYPVLDAILKDLIEGSMLSATDRQAVDGVLRVLSGAPEGMATIARVKKLLARTEYKRRQAPPILRLRPRAFGSGRQMPIAAKVEF, encoded by the coding sequence ATGATCCGCATCCATGTTGCGCAAATCAATCCCACCATCGGGGATCTGGAAGGGAACCTCGCGAGGATCCTGGAGGAAGGCGCCAAAGCCCACGCCCATGGCGCGGACCTGGCCGTGTTCCCGGAGCTCTGCCTGACCGGCTACTACCCGGGAGATCTTCTGGACGAGCCTGTGTTTCTGTCGCGCACGGCGGATGCTCTGGATCGGTTGCGCCAAGCCACGCTCCAAGCCCCGGGAATGCACTGGGTGGTCGGCGCGCCCACACCGCGCGTGGGTGCGGGCAAACGCCTGGAAAACACCTTGTTGGTGATGTGCGATGGCGAAATTCGTCTGCGCTACGCCAAGCAGCTTCTGCCCACCTACGGGATCTTCGACGAACGCCGCCACTTCGAGCCTGGCCCCGACGTGGCGCGTATCCTGCGGGTGAAGGGCGTGCGCGTGGGGTTTCTTCTGTGCGAAGACGCCTGGAACGACACGAACGAAGCCTACGCGATCAATCCCTGGGAGCGGCTGGCCGAAGCCTCGCCGGACCTTGTGGTGGGGATCAACGCGAGCCCTTCGCACCTGGGCAAGCGCACCTTGCGCCATGGCCTGTTTTCCGAAAGCTGCCGCCGCCACGGACTGCCCATGCTGTACGTGAACCAGGTGGGCGGACACGACCAGGTGGTGTACGACGGCGGATCGTTCGCGGTGGAGCCCCGCGCGGGCGTGGTGGCCGAATGGGCGCTCTTCCAGGAGGATTCCGCCCAGGTGGAGTTCGATAATGGACGATTCTTGGCAAACGGCGGCAGGCCCCTTCCTGTGCCCGATCTCGCGCCTTTGGCGGATGCCGAGTTCCAACGACGGCAGATCATTCTGGGGCTTCGCGACTACGCGCGCCGCTGCGGATTCACCAAGGTGGTGGTGGGAAGCTCGGGCGGCATCGACAGTGCGCTCACCATGGCCCTGGCGGTGGAAGCCTTGGGCGCGGAAAACGTGGAAGGCGTCACCATGCCTTCGCGCTGGTCCAGCGAAGGAAGTGTTTCGGATTCGGTGACCCTGTGCCGGAATTTGGGCATCAAGCTGCACACCCACCCGATCAAGGAATTGGTGGACCTGGCCAGTGCGGGATTCCAGGACGCCTTTGGACAAGAATTGACCGGGATCGCCCGCGAAAACGTGCAGGCGCGTCTGCGTGGCACCATCCTGATGGAACACTCCAACAGCTTCGGGCACCTGCTGCTGACCACCGGCAACAAGAGCGAGATCTCGGTGGGCTATTGCACGCTCTATGGCGACACCAACGGGGGATTGGGGTTGATTGGCGACTTGTACAAGATGGAAGTCTTCGCGCTGTCGCGCCACATCAACACGACCGCGGGGCGTGAGATCGTTCCCAATGCCATCATCGACAAGGAACCCTCGGCGGAGCTTGCGCCGGGCCAGCGTGACCAGGACAGCCTGCCACCCTACCCCGTGCTGGATGCCATCCTCAAGGACCTGATCGAGGGATCGATGCTCTCGGCCACGGACCGCCAAGCGGTGGACGGTGTGCTCAGGGTGTTGAGCGGAGCCCCGGAAGGGATGGCCACCATCGCGCGGGTCAAGAAGCTGTTGGCCCGCACCGAATACAAACGACGCCAAGCGCCGCCCATTTTGCGCTTGCGGCCACGTGCCTTCGGGTCGGGGCGCCAGATGCCCATTGCGGCCAAGGTGGAATTCTGA
- a CDS encoding AAA family ATPase: MAGTSKFEHGLVVGKFYPPHRGHVHLVESALAGCHRVTVQVLYSSVESLPGVSRAKWLADCFPATAGLRVLAGLDDVPIDYESSAIWDAHEKIMVDLLCAADATHPWPRVDAVFSSESYGQEMARRFAATAVGVDPKRSIHPVSGTAVRSDLFAHWRSLPAPVRAGLCRRVVVVGAESTGTTTLSVDLHRALVERGGPWANTRWVAEYGREYSADLQARQRAQKLSHLPSDFPWNELDFREICRVQLALEEEAAREGSPVLVCDTDGLATCLWQERYMGSISPWVRDFAAALSPRALYLLTSHEGVAFEDDGLRDQPHLRPGMTQRFREVLAAGNVPWFELSGSPVQRLQRALDILDQDIESAFRFADPLG; this comes from the coding sequence ATGGCCGGGACCTCGAAATTCGAGCACGGATTGGTGGTGGGGAAGTTCTACCCGCCGCACCGGGGGCATGTGCATCTGGTGGAATCGGCGTTGGCCGGATGCCATCGGGTGACCGTGCAGGTCCTGTATTCCTCCGTGGAGTCGCTACCCGGAGTGTCGCGGGCCAAATGGCTCGCCGATTGTTTTCCCGCGACGGCCGGCTTGCGGGTCCTCGCCGGTTTGGACGATGTCCCCATCGATTACGAGTCCAGCGCGATCTGGGACGCCCACGAGAAGATCATGGTGGATCTGCTTTGCGCGGCGGATGCGACCCATCCCTGGCCTCGTGTGGACGCCGTGTTCAGTTCGGAATCGTACGGACAGGAAATGGCGCGCCGGTTCGCCGCGACCGCCGTGGGTGTGGATCCGAAACGCTCCATCCACCCCGTTTCCGGAACCGCGGTAAGATCCGACCTGTTCGCGCATTGGCGGAGTCTGCCTGCTCCGGTGAGGGCGGGGCTGTGTCGGAGGGTGGTGGTGGTGGGAGCGGAAAGCACAGGCACCACCACGTTGTCCGTGGATCTGCATCGCGCTCTGGTGGAGAGGGGCGGGCCTTGGGCGAACACGCGCTGGGTGGCCGAATACGGACGCGAGTACAGCGCCGATCTCCAGGCGCGTCAGCGTGCGCAAAAACTGTCGCATCTGCCGTCGGACTTCCCGTGGAACGAACTGGACTTCCGCGAGATCTGCCGGGTGCAATTGGCGCTTGAGGAGGAGGCCGCCCGCGAGGGCTCGCCCGTGCTGGTGTGCGACACAGACGGCCTGGCCACCTGCCTGTGGCAGGAACGCTACATGGGCTCCATCAGCCCGTGGGTGCGCGACTTCGCCGCCGCCCTGTCCCCGCGAGCCCTCTACCTTCTGACTTCCCACGAAGGGGTGGCCTTCGAGGACGACGGCCTGCGCGACCAGCCCCACCTGCGTCCGGGCATGACCCAACGTTTCCGCGAGGTGCTGGCCGCGGGGAATGTTCCGTGGTTTGAGCTGTCCGGATCGCCAGTCCAGCGCCTGCAACGGGCGCTGGACATCTTGGATCAAGACATCGAGTCTGCCTTCCGGTTTGCCGATCCGTTGGGCTGA
- a CDS encoding NUDIX hydrolase encodes MPTESKHHPPRELPDPVICTVDVVLLTLVENVLQVVLARRAQEPFRGLAALPGGYIHPATDRDARDAAERVLREKTGLQSPYLEQLGVFSGPGRDPRGWSVSVAWYALVPWESLESRWTDHLEVMPAAEVRGLPFDHERIVQEALERVRSKSSYSSLPVHLCREPFTLPQLQAVYEATLGETINKVSFRRKMEELGFVEPIPGAQSGGAHRPAQLYRLRDEYRRNLSITDRGINSGG; translated from the coding sequence ATGCCCACTGAATCAAAGCACCACCCCCCCCGCGAACTGCCGGATCCCGTGATCTGCACGGTGGACGTGGTGCTCCTGACGCTGGTGGAAAACGTCCTCCAGGTGGTGCTGGCTCGCCGCGCCCAGGAGCCGTTCCGAGGCCTTGCCGCCCTGCCGGGGGGGTACATCCACCCCGCCACCGACCGAGACGCCCGCGACGCGGCCGAGCGCGTGCTGCGCGAGAAGACCGGCCTGCAAAGCCCCTACCTGGAACAACTGGGAGTGTTTTCCGGGCCGGGTCGGGATCCGCGCGGGTGGTCGGTTTCTGTAGCCTGGTACGCCCTGGTGCCCTGGGAATCGCTCGAGTCCCGCTGGACGGACCATTTGGAGGTCATGCCGGCCGCCGAAGTGCGCGGCTTGCCGTTCGACCACGAACGGATCGTGCAGGAAGCCCTTGAGCGGGTGCGCTCCAAGAGCTCCTACTCCAGCCTGCCCGTGCACCTGTGCCGCGAACCGTTCACTCTCCCGCAATTGCAAGCCGTCTATGAGGCCACGCTGGGCGAGACCATCAACAAGGTGAGCTTCCGGCGCAAGATGGAGGAGCTGGGTTTCGTGGAGCCCATCCCGGGGGCCCAATCCGGCGGCGCCCACCGCCCCGCCCAACTCTACCGC
- a CDS encoding alpha-amylase, whose amino-acid sequence MKDVILHAFNWKFKDIGDMAQRIADAGYGAVLFPPPLYSDENGPEWWQRYQPKDYRIVRSHLGRKADVQRAIDELAKWGVRSYVDVVFNHMANEWREDRWNFPGKAELERYKKERAEFEKDKLFGNLDEGFFNEHDFHPPGDISNWSDKAQLVDLALSGLPDLVLSIAVVKDQVDCLDALVKMGFSGFRVDALKHLPVAHINTVFRSGAMQGKYLFGETLTFDRSQNDLFLWPVLAQTGMPCYDFPLQQTMLKAFTPSGSLRDLINPAAYGNALPWDKSVTFTVTHDVPNNDGFRGMLLDPHDEYLANAYILGRDGGVPLMYSDNGESARQYPSDKGRWEGLWCRYDVTQMINFHNHVQGEPLWLLWESDGLLVFARGDRGIVAINKTGEWAHPDIWTWGLRWGNWRCQLHQHQMNLWGDRFNFAVPPRQAQMWLWEG is encoded by the coding sequence ATGAAAGACGTCATCCTCCACGCTTTCAATTGGAAGTTCAAGGACATCGGCGACATGGCCCAGCGCATCGCCGATGCCGGCTACGGCGCCGTGCTATTCCCGCCACCCTTGTACTCGGATGAGAACGGACCCGAGTGGTGGCAGCGCTACCAGCCCAAGGACTACCGGATCGTCCGCTCGCACCTGGGCCGCAAGGCGGACGTCCAACGGGCCATCGACGAACTGGCCAAGTGGGGAGTCAGGAGCTACGTGGATGTGGTCTTCAACCACATGGCCAACGAGTGGCGGGAAGACCGATGGAATTTTCCCGGCAAGGCGGAACTGGAGCGCTACAAGAAGGAGCGCGCGGAATTCGAAAAGGACAAGCTGTTCGGAAACCTGGACGAAGGCTTCTTCAACGAGCACGATTTCCATCCTCCCGGCGACATTTCCAACTGGAGCGACAAAGCCCAGTTGGTGGATTTGGCGCTGTCGGGATTGCCGGACCTGGTCCTGTCCATCGCGGTGGTGAAGGACCAGGTGGACTGCCTGGACGCCCTCGTGAAGATGGGATTTTCCGGATTCCGCGTGGATGCGCTCAAGCACTTGCCGGTGGCGCACATCAACACGGTGTTCCGCTCCGGGGCCATGCAGGGCAAGTACCTCTTTGGCGAAACCCTCACCTTCGATCGTTCCCAGAACGACCTGTTCCTGTGGCCGGTTCTTGCCCAGACCGGCATGCCCTGCTACGACTTCCCGCTGCAGCAGACCATGCTGAAGGCATTCACCCCCAGCGGGTCGTTGCGCGATCTGATCAACCCGGCCGCCTACGGCAACGCCTTGCCGTGGGACAAGTCGGTGACCTTCACCGTCACCCACGACGTGCCCAACAACGACGGATTCCGGGGCATGCTCCTGGACCCACACGACGAATACCTCGCCAACGCCTACATCCTGGGTCGTGACGGCGGCGTGCCGCTGATGTACTCCGACAACGGCGAGAGCGCCCGCCAATACCCCTCCGACAAGGGGCGCTGGGAAGGCCTGTGGTGCCGGTACGATGTCACCCAGATGATCAACTTCCACAACCACGTGCAGGGTGAACCGCTGTGGCTGTTGTGGGAATCGGACGGATTGCTGGTGTTCGCGCGCGGCGATCGCGGCATCGTGGCGATCAACAAGACCGGCGAATGGGCCCACCCCGACATCTGGACCTGGGGCCTGCGCTGGGGCAATTGGCGCTGCCAGCTCCACCAGCACCAGATGAACCTCTGGGGGGACCGCTTCAATTTCGCCGTGCCTCCGCGCCAAGCCCAGATGTGGCTCTGGGAAGGCTGA
- a CDS encoding isochorismatase family protein, translating into MDRAHLLVIDPQNDFCDLPADWCPLDPVGAGRLAPALAVTGAHQDMLRLAAWLDAQAEKIDRVTVTMDHHHRLDIAHPGFWRKPDGAAVGPFTLVLAADVAEGRILTAKPQDRDRALKYLQDLEKAGRFTHMVWPVHCQIGTWGQAIHTRLQQALDAWADRKGLGVTTVLKGENPWTEHYSAIRAEIPLDTDPATGWNWELVRNLEKAKIVYVAGEAGSHCVRATVEHLVEAGLDPEKIVLLADAISPVTGFEGAQAAFFQAMADKGVRILPLEQAAQLI; encoded by the coding sequence ATGGATCGCGCCCATCTACTTGTGATCGACCCCCAAAATGACTTCTGCGACCTGCCCGCCGACTGGTGTCCGCTGGATCCGGTTGGCGCTGGCAGACTCGCCCCGGCCTTGGCCGTGACGGGCGCCCACCAGGACATGCTGCGCCTGGCGGCGTGGCTGGATGCGCAGGCCGAAAAGATCGATCGCGTCACGGTGACCATGGACCACCACCACCGTCTGGACATCGCCCACCCCGGCTTCTGGCGCAAGCCGGATGGTGCAGCGGTGGGGCCGTTCACGCTGGTGCTCGCCGCCGATGTGGCGGAGGGACGGATTCTGACCGCCAAGCCCCAGGACCGGGATCGCGCCCTGAAGTACCTGCAAGATCTGGAAAAGGCGGGGCGCTTCACCCACATGGTCTGGCCGGTCCATTGCCAGATCGGCACCTGGGGCCAGGCCATCCATACCCGGCTCCAACAGGCACTGGACGCTTGGGCAGACAGGAAAGGTTTGGGCGTGACCACGGTGCTCAAGGGCGAAAACCCCTGGACCGAGCACTACAGCGCCATCCGCGCCGAAATCCCATTGGACACAGATCCCGCCACGGGCTGGAACTGGGAATTGGTGCGGAACCTGGAGAAGGCAAAAATTGTCTACGTGGCCGGTGAAGCCGGTAGCCACTGCGTGCGCGCCACGGTGGAACACCTGGTGGAAGCCGGGCTCGATCCGGAAAAGATCGTCCTTCTCGCGGATGCGATCAGCCCTGTCACGGGTTTCGAAGGCGCGCAGGCGGCCTTCTTCCAGGCCATGGCGGACAAAGGCGTCCGCATCCTCCCCTTGGAGCAGGCCGCACAACTGATTTGA
- a CDS encoding nicotinamide mononucleotide transporter, with protein sequence MIDLLASTFATVWGMPLSWGDLIGFATGLLCVYLTVRGSIWNFPTGIANSLVLGLVFFHQRLFSDASLQVVFIVLSIQGWWLWARGGEKTELRVTRSNGGEWFGMVVVTAAIWFVLWKLMVLLKGAAPPLDALITSMSLSAQWLLNRKKLDSWYWWIAVDIVSVPLYWSRGLYLISLLYLVFLALCVSGFVAWRRKLVV encoded by the coding sequence ATGATCGATCTTTTGGCCTCCACGTTCGCGACCGTGTGGGGAATGCCGCTCTCATGGGGCGACCTCATCGGGTTCGCGACGGGCCTCTTGTGCGTCTATCTGACGGTGCGCGGGAGCATCTGGAACTTCCCGACAGGAATCGCCAATTCGCTGGTGCTGGGATTGGTGTTCTTCCACCAGCGGCTGTTTTCCGATGCGAGCCTGCAGGTGGTGTTCATCGTCTTGTCCATCCAGGGATGGTGGCTGTGGGCGCGCGGTGGCGAAAAAACGGAGCTTCGGGTGACCCGCTCGAACGGGGGAGAGTGGTTCGGGATGGTGGTGGTTACGGCGGCGATCTGGTTTGTTCTCTGGAAACTGATGGTTCTGCTCAAGGGTGCCGCGCCGCCTCTGGATGCGCTGATCACCTCCATGAGCCTGTCGGCCCAGTGGCTGCTCAACCGCAAGAAGTTGGATTCCTGGTACTGGTGGATCGCGGTGGACATCGTATCAGTTCCTCTGTATTGGAGCCGAGGACTCTACTTGATCTCGCTTCTGTACCTGGTGTTCCTGGCGCTGTGCGTGTCGGGATTTGTCGCGTGGCGAAGGAAGCTCGTGGTGTAG
- the pncB gene encoding nicotinate phosphoribosyltransferase → MNTPIVRSLLETDLYKFSMWQALMHSHPGAQAEYGFVCRNATVFPLAELKDEVERELDHLCTLSFLPEELDFLRTLRYVKSDFVDFLSVFRFQRRFITVETEGPHLRIRAKGPIVHVMGFEIFVLYIVNELYFRRLGEQDKALAVARERLDAKVTYLKGLVESGELAKGHAFTFFDFGLRRRYSRDWQDEVVARLAKEFPGILGGTSNVHLARTLGLKPIGTMAHEYLQAYQAFGFRLRDFQKAALEGWVQEYRGDLGTALTDVVGMDAFLADFDLYFAKLFDGLRHDSGDPIEWGEKALAHYAKLRIDAHGKRLVFSDGLDLAKAVEIHKHFRDRTQTAFGIGTNLTNDTCHKALNVVMKIMACEGQNVAKLSDSAGKTLCEDQTYLAYLRQVFGIQEVTK, encoded by the coding sequence GTGAACACCCCCATCGTCCGCAGTCTTTTGGAGACGGACCTCTACAAGTTCTCGATGTGGCAGGCCCTGATGCACAGCCATCCGGGCGCCCAGGCCGAATACGGCTTCGTGTGCCGCAACGCCACCGTGTTTCCGCTGGCCGAGCTGAAAGACGAGGTGGAGCGCGAGCTGGACCATCTCTGCACGCTTTCGTTCCTGCCGGAAGAACTGGACTTTTTGCGGACCCTGCGCTACGTGAAGTCGGATTTTGTGGACTTCTTGTCGGTGTTTCGGTTCCAGCGGCGGTTCATCACCGTGGAAACCGAAGGGCCGCATCTGCGCATCCGCGCCAAGGGGCCCATCGTCCACGTGATGGGCTTCGAGATCTTCGTGCTGTACATCGTCAACGAGCTCTACTTCCGGCGCCTGGGCGAGCAAGACAAGGCGTTGGCGGTGGCGCGCGAACGGTTGGATGCGAAGGTGACCTATCTGAAAGGGTTGGTGGAAAGCGGAGAGCTGGCCAAAGGCCATGCCTTCACGTTCTTTGACTTCGGTTTGCGCCGACGCTACAGCCGTGACTGGCAAGACGAGGTGGTCGCACGGTTGGCCAAGGAATTCCCCGGCATTTTGGGTGGCACCTCGAACGTGCATCTGGCGCGCACGCTGGGACTCAAGCCCATTGGCACCATGGCCCACGAATACCTCCAGGCCTACCAGGCTTTCGGTTTCAGGCTGCGCGATTTCCAGAAGGCCGCGCTGGAAGGCTGGGTCCAGGAATACCGGGGCGATCTGGGCACGGCGCTGACCGACGTTGTTGGCATGGACGCGTTCTTGGCCGACTTCGACCTCTACTTCGCCAAGCTGTTTGACGGATTGCGTCACGACTCGGGCGATCCGATCGAATGGGGCGAAAAGGCCTTGGCTCATTACGCCAAGCTGCGCATCGACGCCCACGGCAAGCGCCTGGTGTTCTCGGACGGGTTGGACCTGGCCAAGGCTGTTGAAATCCACAAGCATTTCCGCGACCGCACCCAGACAGCTTTTGGCATAGGCACCAACCTCACCAACGACACCTGCCACAAGGCCCTCAACGTGGTCATGAAGATCATGGCCTGCGAGGGGCAGAATGTGGCGAAGTTGTCGGATTCGGCCGGCAAGACACTGTGCGAGGATCAGACCTACCTGGCCTACCTGCGCCAGGTCTTCGGGATTCAGGAGGTGACCAAATGA